From Deinococcus yavapaiensis KR-236, a single genomic window includes:
- a CDS encoding penicillin acylase family protein codes for MPQPEILWDAWGVPHVYAENDADAFRGLGWGQARAHGRLLAKLYALARGEAAAVWGEKYAESDRFIRRFGIPSFASAWIERQDPGTLEAIESFVAGVNAAFAAHPGALDDEARSLLPITVNDVFAHVGRVYLVYLTQLGQRPAGEAYNDLLPYSTILPDVQAMGTGIAGSNAWALSKTRTASGRGMLLANPHLYWGDFHTFFEAHLVTPNTSVYGVAQVGWPVLRYGFNRHLGWAHTVNTLKGWDAFELKLEGDGYVLDGEVTPFETHEETLRIGEREETLVVRRTAHGPVVIDEEHRKVAVRCVGFQVTSMSGLFAQYWAMANARTHAEFEAALGRASNPMFNVLYADREGRAASYFTGFVPRRAGGTWTDWAGTLRGDDSALIWNETHAFDELPRVVDPPSGFVQNANNPPWLTTLPAALTKSDFPAYLAPWLVTPREGRSLKMLAALEGVSLDDVVRCTFDTTSETAERLLPDLLTAASTSDSDVVREAARVLGAWDRRYAEESVGADLFARWLVLMAPSRDLGNIAAEGWTWNDPTSTPRGLADPDRAVRCLKRAAASLFAETRTLERRWGDVTRARRGAREVPGHGHLDPFGVFRVSGFTRSGDGRFDVAFGTTYVAAVEFADPVRAKVLLAYGNSSQPDSPHNGDQLSLFARGEMRDALLTREDVEAKLAEREVL; via the coding sequence ATGCCGCAACCGGAGATTCTTTGGGACGCCTGGGGCGTTCCGCACGTCTACGCCGAGAACGACGCCGACGCCTTCCGCGGCCTCGGCTGGGGACAGGCGCGCGCGCACGGTCGTCTGCTCGCCAAGCTCTACGCCCTCGCGCGCGGTGAGGCGGCGGCCGTTTGGGGCGAGAAGTACGCCGAGAGCGACCGCTTCATTCGCCGCTTCGGCATTCCGAGCTTCGCGAGCGCCTGGATCGAACGGCAGGATCCGGGAACGCTCGAAGCGATCGAGAGCTTCGTGGCGGGCGTCAACGCCGCGTTTGCGGCGCATCCCGGCGCCTTGGACGACGAAGCGCGCTCGTTGCTGCCGATCACCGTGAACGACGTGTTCGCGCACGTCGGGCGGGTGTACCTCGTGTACCTCACGCAACTCGGCCAGCGGCCCGCCGGGGAGGCATACAACGACCTTCTGCCCTACTCGACGATTCTGCCCGACGTGCAGGCGATGGGAACGGGCATCGCGGGATCGAACGCTTGGGCTCTGTCGAAAACGCGCACGGCGAGCGGACGCGGCATGCTCCTCGCGAATCCTCACTTGTACTGGGGCGACTTCCACACTTTCTTCGAAGCGCACCTCGTCACGCCGAACACGAGCGTGTACGGCGTCGCTCAAGTCGGCTGGCCCGTGCTGCGGTACGGCTTCAATCGTCACCTCGGATGGGCGCACACCGTCAACACCCTCAAAGGCTGGGACGCCTTCGAACTGAAGCTCGAAGGCGACGGGTACGTTCTCGACGGCGAGGTGACGCCCTTCGAGACGCACGAGGAGACGCTCAGGATCGGCGAGCGCGAAGAGACGCTCGTCGTGCGCCGCACCGCGCACGGACCCGTCGTGATCGACGAGGAGCATCGCAAGGTCGCCGTGCGCTGCGTCGGCTTTCAAGTCACGTCCATGAGCGGCTTGTTCGCGCAGTACTGGGCGATGGCGAACGCCCGCACGCACGCCGAGTTCGAAGCGGCCCTCGGGCGCGCAAGCAATCCGATGTTCAACGTCTTGTACGCCGACCGTGAGGGCCGCGCCGCCAGTTACTTCACGGGCTTCGTGCCGAGACGCGCGGGCGGTACGTGGACGGATTGGGCGGGCACCTTGCGCGGCGACGACTCGGCGTTGATCTGGAACGAGACGCACGCCTTCGACGAGCTTCCTCGGGTCGTCGACCCGCCGTCGGGATTCGTGCAGAACGCCAACAATCCGCCTTGGCTCACGACCTTGCCCGCCGCGCTCACGAAGAGCGACTTTCCCGCGTACCTCGCGCCTTGGCTCGTCACGCCGCGAGAGGGGCGCAGCCTCAAGATGCTCGCCGCCCTCGAAGGCGTCTCCTTGGACGACGTCGTGCGCTGCACGTTCGACACCACTTCCGAGACGGCCGAACGCCTCTTGCCGGACCTGCTCACGGCGGCGAGCACGTCCGACAGCGACGTCGTTCGCGAGGCGGCTCGCGTTTTGGGCGCTTGGGATCGCCGTTACGCCGAAGAAAGCGTCGGCGCCGACTTGTTCGCGCGTTGGCTCGTCCTCATGGCTCCCTCCAGGGATCTCGGCAACATCGCGGCCGAAGGCTGGACGTGGAACGACCCGACGAGCACGCCGCGAGGCCTCGCCGATCCCGACCGGGCCGTGCGCTGCCTGAAGCGGGCGGCCGCGTCGCTCTTCGCCGAGACGCGCACGTTGGAACGCCGCTGGGGAGACGTCACGCGCGCGCGGCGCGGCGCGCGCGAGGTTCCCGGGCACGGCCACCTCGACCCGTTCGGCGTCTTCCGCGTCTCGGGTTTCACGCGGTCGGGCGACGGGCGCTTCGACGTCGCGTTCGGAACGACGTACGTCGCCGCCGTGGAGTTCGCGGACCCCGTGCGGGCGAAGGTGCTGCTCGCGTACGGTAATTCTTCGCAGCCCGACTCGCCGCACAACGGCGATCAACTTTCCCTCTTCGCGCGCGGCGAGATGCGCGACGCCCTCCTCACCCGTGAGGACGTCGAGGCGAAGCTCGCCGAACGCGAGGTCTTGTAG
- the metG gene encoding methionine--tRNA ligase, translating to MAEDNTQPSRTFYLTTAIDYANGEPHIGHTYEKILSDALVRYHRLAGYETFFLTGTDEHGEKIAKAARSAGKTPQEFVDDLSLRAFKGLYDRLGISYDDFIRTTEPRHKAFVAEVLQRVYDAGDIYYAEYEGLYSVGAERFVTEKELVNGVLPGDKEAPELRREANYFFRMEKYQDWLREHILANPDFIQPTPYRNEVLEILKEPIGDLSISRPKARVPWGIELPWDPAHVTYVWFDALLNYVSALQTGDLSERFWPHAWHVIGKDILKPHAVFWPTMLKAANLPIYKKLVVHAHILAEDGRKMGKSLGNAIDPVKLVDDFGPDVVRYSLLRETTLGSDSPYGENILKARLESDLANDLGNLLSRTLSMVEKYRGGVVPEATETTAREEGIKARTASIAGEVLDLVRELRVSQALELSMEYVRDLNRYIAESRPWDLAKRSELAARLDTVLYTAVEGLRVASVLLEPAIPTKAHDLREQLGLEGAYLLDGRWGLTPPGTRVKLGAVLFPKPDAPKAHGDAKKGAVTNETKTAPAPHTEVKPEVKAEPQGTPEITIDDFAKLDLRIAEVIAAEAVEKADKLLKLTVRLGDEERTVVSGIRKWFTPEDMVGRKVVLVANLKPAKLRGIMSQGMILAAEDEHGNLDLVGTTLDLPSGTKVR from the coding sequence ATGGCTGAAGACAACACCCAACCGAGTCGGACATTTTACCTCACGACCGCCATCGACTACGCCAACGGCGAACCGCACATCGGGCACACCTACGAGAAGATCTTGTCCGACGCCCTCGTGCGCTACCACCGCCTTGCCGGATACGAAACCTTCTTCCTGACGGGCACGGACGAGCACGGCGAGAAGATCGCCAAGGCGGCGCGCTCGGCGGGCAAGACGCCGCAGGAGTTCGTCGACGACCTCTCCTTGCGGGCCTTCAAGGGGTTGTACGACCGTCTCGGCATCTCGTACGACGACTTCATCCGCACGACCGAGCCGCGCCACAAGGCCTTCGTCGCAGAGGTGCTGCAGCGCGTCTACGACGCGGGCGACATCTACTACGCCGAGTACGAGGGCCTGTACTCCGTCGGCGCGGAGCGCTTCGTGACCGAGAAGGAACTCGTGAACGGCGTCCTGCCCGGCGACAAAGAGGCTCCCGAGCTTCGCCGCGAGGCGAACTACTTCTTCCGCATGGAAAAGTACCAAGATTGGCTGCGCGAGCACATCCTCGCCAATCCCGACTTCATTCAGCCGACGCCGTACCGCAACGAAGTGCTCGAAATCCTCAAAGAACCCATCGGCGACTTGTCGATCTCCCGGCCGAAGGCGCGCGTGCCGTGGGGCATCGAACTGCCTTGGGACCCCGCGCACGTCACGTACGTGTGGTTCGACGCCTTGCTGAACTACGTCTCGGCCTTGCAGACGGGCGACCTCTCCGAGCGCTTCTGGCCGCACGCTTGGCACGTCATCGGCAAGGACATCCTCAAGCCGCACGCGGTTTTTTGGCCGACGATGCTGAAGGCGGCGAACCTGCCGATCTACAAGAAGCTCGTCGTGCACGCGCACATCCTCGCCGAGGACGGACGCAAGATGGGCAAGAGCCTCGGAAACGCCATCGACCCCGTCAAACTCGTCGACGACTTCGGGCCCGACGTCGTGCGTTACAGCCTTCTTCGCGAAACGACCCTTGGATCGGACTCTCCGTACGGCGAGAACATCCTCAAGGCGCGCTTGGAAAGCGACCTCGCCAACGACCTCGGCAACTTGCTGTCGCGCACGCTGAGCATGGTCGAGAAGTACCGCGGCGGCGTCGTTCCCGAAGCGACGGAGACGACCGCGCGCGAGGAAGGCATCAAGGCGAGGACGGCGAGCATCGCGGGCGAAGTGCTCGACCTCGTGCGCGAGTTGCGCGTCTCGCAGGCGCTCGAACTCTCCATGGAGTACGTGCGCGACCTCAACCGCTACATCGCCGAGAGCCGACCGTGGGACCTCGCCAAACGCTCGGAACTCGCCGCGCGACTCGACACGGTGCTGTACACGGCGGTCGAAGGCCTTCGCGTCGCGTCCGTCCTCTTGGAGCCCGCCATTCCCACGAAGGCGCACGACTTGCGCGAGCAACTCGGGTTGGAAGGCGCGTACTTGCTCGACGGTCGATGGGGCCTCACGCCGCCGGGCACGCGCGTGAAGCTCGGCGCCGTCCTCTTTCCGAAACCCGACGCCCCGAAAGCACACGGGGATGCTAAAAAGGGTGCCGTGACGAACGAGACGAAGACGGCCCCCGCGCCGCACACCGAAGTCAAGCCCGAAGTGAAAGCCGAACCGCAGGGCACGCCCGAAATCACCATCGACGACTTCGCGAAGCTCGACCTTCGCATCGCCGAGGTGATCGCCGCCGAAGCGGTCGAAAAGGCCGACAAGCTTCTCAAGCTCACCGTTCGCCTCGGCGACGAGGAACGCACCGTCGTCTCCGGCATCCGCAAGTGGTTCACGCCCGAAGACATGGTCGGCCGCAAGGTCGTCCTCGTCGCGAACCTCAAGCCCGCCAAGCTGCGCGGCATCATGAGCCAAGGCATGATCCTCGCCGCCGAGGACGAGCACGGCAACCTGGACCTCGTGGGTACAACGCTCGATTTGCCGAGCGGCACGAAAGTGCGCTGA
- a CDS encoding DUF2259 domain-containing protein: MRFAILSALLSTSALAVNVPEVRSLGFSADGATYAFETAWTADGSGFPFRELHVLNVVPNTYAARLRVGGQAYEGRQAALNAEYTVRRTQTLAKYGIGGTRVGTVLFDAALPQPLTYFVPPPAVTVSPRLGAVPVTVRLRETTVPNTCRFTDDASGRTKPVGLLLTVNGRTLQKDTALPAARNCTYGYHLGEIRVWNDRVAILVRPLTPGFEGPDAFPIVVTGLWR; encoded by the coding sequence GTGCGGTTCGCGATCTTGTCGGCCCTGTTGAGCACGTCCGCCCTCGCCGTGAACGTTCCCGAGGTTCGCTCGCTCGGCTTTTCCGCCGACGGCGCGACCTACGCCTTCGAGACGGCGTGGACCGCCGACGGAAGCGGCTTTCCGTTCCGTGAACTCCACGTCCTCAACGTGGTGCCCAACACGTACGCCGCGCGCTTGCGCGTGGGCGGGCAAGCGTACGAAGGGAGGCAGGCGGCTTTGAACGCCGAGTACACCGTTCGGCGAACCCAGACGCTCGCGAAGTACGGAATCGGCGGAACGCGCGTCGGCACGGTCCTCTTCGACGCCGCCTTGCCGCAACCCCTCACGTACTTCGTTCCGCCGCCTGCCGTCACGGTGTCGCCGCGCCTCGGCGCGGTGCCCGTCACGGTTCGCTTGCGTGAAACGACCGTTCCGAACACCTGCCGCTTCACCGACGACGCTTCCGGGCGAACGAAGCCGGTGGGACTGCTGTTGACCGTCAACGGCCGCACCTTGCAAAAAGACACGGCCCTTCCCGCTGCGCGCAACTGCACGTACGGCTATCACCTCGGCGAGATCCGCGTGTGGAACGACCGCGTCGCCATCCTCGTGAGGCCGTTGACGCCCGGCTTCGAGGGCCCGGACGCCTTTCCGATCGTCGTGACGGGCCTCTGGCGCTGA